One region of Leishmania panamensis strain MHOM/PA/94/PSC-1 chromosome 28 sequence genomic DNA includes:
- a CDS encoding palmitoyl acyltransferase 9, putative (TriTrypDB/GeneDB-style sysID: LpmP.28.0220), translating to MNTFMAAAPMVSSYYQRYDTQGTLSSASGVSGRGIPIQIPPELTPKPKPRELHFPVVDPELYIHRRNSTREALGEFRRLRFVCFKFYFSTDVLMGAIPTGITVVLIIVNMALVWHQVGWREYIFTLGVFATTLTSSFLTTSIDPGIYPRLRSGERDPLEGNTQLVFCKECRLRRPPRCAHCYECRVCVLEHDHHCNILGGCVGVRNLRWFTLYLLSCFSSTVIGVVWLTRYFFCGLFTPNVNTEDQTGLQVVPTLHASQQGGRPSFAPAEHPGYQLAALFVLLLDGVLMMLVGAMLCVYIYLTMTSTTRRESMRKQNSLKALLRPRVVLENLKRLLKPPPSLLDSDDHSDEETTNLI from the coding sequence gaTGGTGTCGTCGTATTATCAGCGGTACGACACACAGGGCacactcagcagcgcctccggtGTCTCAGGGCGCGGCATCCCCATCCAGATTCCACCAGAACTGACCCCAAAGCCAAAGCCGAGGGAGCTGCATTTCCCTGTGGTTGATCCCGAGCTCTACATTCACCGCCGAAACTCCACCAGAGAGGCACTTGGCGAGTTTCGTCGGCTGCGCTTCGTGTGCTTCAAGTTTTACTTTAGCACCGACGTGCTCATGGGTGCCATCCCGACGGGCATCACCGTCGTCTTGATCATCGTGAACATGGCGCTCGTGTGGCACCAAGTAGGTTGGCGCGAGTACATTTTTACCCTCGGTGTGTTCGCGACTACTCTCACGTCATCCTTCCTGACCACCTCGATCGACCCTGGCATCTACCCGCGTCTGCGGAGCGGCGAAAGAGACCCGCTAGAAGGCAACACGCAGCTCGTCTTCTGCAAAGAGTGCCGGCTGCGCCGTCCTCCGCGGTGCGCGCACTGCTATGAATGCCGTGTCTGCGTGCTTGAGCACGACCATCACTGTAACATCctcggcggctgcgtcggagTGCGTAATCTTCGCTGGTTTACGCTGTACCTCCTCTCCTGCTTCTCGTCTACAGTGATTGGCGTCGTCTGGCTAACGCGGTACTTCTTCTGCGGCCTCTTCACCCCTAACGTGAACACGGAAGACCAGACGGGTCTGCAGGTGGTGCCCACGCTGCACGCGAGCCAGCAAGGCGGCCGGCCGAGCTTCGCGCCGGCGGAGCACCCCGGCTATCAGCTGGCTGCCCTGTTTGTGCTGCTCCTGGACGGTGTTCTCATGATGTTGGTGGGGGCAATGTTGTGCGTCTACATTTACCTCACGATGACCTCCACCACACGGCGGGAGTCGATGCGGAAGCAAAACTCCctcaaggcgctgctgcggccgcgaGTGGTGTTGGAAAACTTGAAGAGGCTGCTGAAgccgcctccgtcgctgctCGACTCCGACGACCACTCTGATGAGGAAACGACGAATCTGATCTGA